The following are encoded in a window of Prochlorococcus marinus CUG1417 genomic DNA:
- a CDS encoding pentapeptide repeat-containing protein: protein MRLVIITVLMIFLILPSRSFAALDYGKQSLVGADFSGSDLKGATFYLTDLQDANLSDCELQNATLYGAKLKDTNLSNSNLREVTLDSAVLDGTDLSNSNLEDSFAYSTQFENVKIQGADFTNVFLPKDIVRKFCESASGTNPFTNRVTRETLECDYI from the coding sequence ATGAGGCTTGTAATTATAACTGTTTTAATGATTTTTTTAATTCTTCCTTCTAGAAGTTTTGCCGCATTAGATTATGGTAAACAATCATTGGTAGGCGCAGATTTTTCTGGATCTGATTTGAAAGGAGCAACTTTCTATTTGACTGATTTACAAGACGCAAATTTATCAGATTGCGAGCTCCAAAATGCGACTCTTTATGGAGCAAAACTGAAAGATACTAATTTAAGTAACTCAAACTTAAGAGAAGTAACATTAGATTCAGCTGTTTTAGATGGAACAGATTTATCAAATTCTAACTTAGAGGATTCTTTTGCTTATAGTACACAGTTTGAAAATGTAAAAATCCAAGGGGCAGACTTCACAAATGTTTTTTTACCAAAAGATATTGTCAGGAAATTTTGTGAAAGTGCTTCTGGTACTAATCCATTCACAAATAGAGTCACCAGAGAAACTTTAGAGTGCGATTACATTTAA
- a CDS encoding LEM domain-containing protein, producing MNKRKIKKEYKKFISSSFNEVNNADKFKDGIIYTLYSDEFNSLKVGFAENDKVLEKKISSEALILLDMKKGNRKDLFLLITTLKELDFKYSDNLSFEYSSPLMRHLSTLGWPIGKSLYKQRKITKELLCA from the coding sequence ATGAATAAAAGAAAAATTAAAAAAGAATATAAAAAATTCATATCATCAAGTTTTAATGAAGTTAATAATGCAGATAAATTCAAAGATGGAATAATTTATACTCTTTATTCTGATGAATTTAATTCACTTAAAGTTGGTTTTGCTGAAAATGATAAGGTCCTAGAAAAAAAAATATCAAGTGAAGCATTAATTTTATTGGATATGAAAAAAGGCAATAGGAAAGATCTATTTTTATTAATAACCACTCTAAAAGAACTAGATTTTAAATATTCAGACAATCTTTCTTTCGAATATTCAAGTCCTCTAATGAGACACTTATCTACATTAGGCTGGCCTATTGGAAAATCACTTTATAAACAAAGAAAAATTACAAAAGAACTTTTATGTGCATAA
- a CDS encoding VHS domain-containing protein gives MPSNWSKIRDEWLDRTAVAKDDAKWALEALINSEEEFFKIEQKIKNKEDAISQVKFLKRKVKETISSKEISLDDIALNTSNSNKVQISVPSNLTYLLKVWAAAEGRDLSSVAFQCLETGIREMKSKGSIPSIAINRYDSACQKRIALAEVNNLLEKYEIAQNEIQ, from the coding sequence ATGCCTAGTAATTGGTCAAAGATAAGAGATGAATGGCTTGATAGAACCGCCGTAGCGAAAGATGATGCTAAATGGGCATTAGAAGCTTTAATCAATTCTGAAGAAGAGTTTTTTAAAATAGAGCAAAAAATAAAGAATAAAGAGGACGCTATAAGCCAAGTAAAATTTTTGAAGAGAAAAGTTAAAGAAACTATTTCCTCAAAAGAAATTAGTCTCGATGATATTGCATTAAATACTTCAAATTCAAACAAAGTGCAGATCTCTGTACCATCGAATCTTACTTATCTTTTGAAAGTTTGGGCGGCAGCAGAGGGCCGAGATCTATCGAGTGTTGCTTTTCAGTGTCTAGAAACTGGCATAAGGGAAATGAAAAGCAAAGGTTCGATTCCTTCAATAGCAATAAATAGATATGATTCGGCCTGTCAAAAAAGGATTGCACTAGCAGAAGTTAACAATTTATTGGAAAAATACGAAATAGCTCAGAATGAAATCCAATAA
- the gloA gene encoding lactoylglutathione lyase: MRILHTMLRVGDLDKSIDFYVNRLGMNLLRKKDYPHGKFTLAFVGYGSEKENTVIELTYNWDKKSEDYELGDKYGHIAIGVEDIHLICQGLENNGCKVTTKPKTMKNSTTVLAFIEDPDGYKIELIERD; this comes from the coding sequence ATGCGTATACTTCACACAATGTTAAGAGTTGGAGATTTAGATAAATCCATAGATTTCTACGTCAATAGATTAGGAATGAATTTATTAAGAAAAAAAGATTACCCTCATGGGAAATTCACTTTGGCATTTGTTGGCTATGGTTCAGAAAAAGAAAACACCGTAATTGAATTAACTTATAACTGGGACAAAAAGTCAGAAGACTATGAACTTGGAGATAAATATGGTCATATTGCTATTGGAGTAGAAGATATTCATCTTATTTGCCAAGGATTAGAAAATAATGGCTGTAAAGTAACAACCAAACCAAAAACAATGAAAAACAGTACAACTGTCTTGGCTTTTATTGAGGATCCTGATGGATATAAAATTGAACTTATTGAAAGAGATTAA
- a CDS encoding Tic20 family protein: protein MNQIFQRISSVFLYTLPLKASIPFGYYLFYKYSFLKILLLLTFPIAIIEKSLPFGGFLLFLILFAGLARNPKVPYFVRYNSCQALLIDIALIIISYLLRIFPIVELGSIIFIFMLCIFIYSISQCICGIEPEIPLISKSVRMQI from the coding sequence TTGAATCAGATATTCCAGAGAATTTCATCAGTATTTTTGTATACTTTGCCGTTAAAGGCATCAATACCTTTTGGATATTATTTGTTCTATAAATATTCTTTTTTAAAAATATTATTATTACTAACTTTTCCAATAGCAATAATTGAAAAATCTTTGCCTTTTGGTGGTTTTTTATTGTTTTTAATTTTGTTTGCTGGATTAGCAAGAAATCCAAAAGTCCCGTATTTTGTTAGATATAACTCATGCCAAGCATTACTTATTGATATAGCTTTGATAATAATTTCATACCTCTTGAGAATATTTCCCATAGTTGAATTAGGCTCAATTATTTTTATATTTATGCTCTGTATTTTTATTTATTCGATTTCTCAATGTATTTGTGGAATTGAGCCTGAAATACCCTTAATTAGTAAATCTGTAAGGATGCAAATTTAA